A single Capricornis sumatraensis isolate serow.1 chromosome 20, serow.2, whole genome shotgun sequence DNA region contains:
- the ZNF146 gene encoding zinc finger protein OZF has product MSHLSQQRICSGENPFACKVCGKIFSHKSTLTEHEHFHNREKPFECNECGKAFSQKQYVIKHQNTHTGEKLFECNECGKSFSQKENLLTHQKIHTGEKPFECKDCGKAFIQKSNLIRHQRTHTGEKPFICKECGKTFSGKSNLTEHEKIHIGEKPFKCNECGTAFGQKKYLIKHQNIHTGEKPYECNECGKAFSQRTSLIVHVRIHSGDKPYECNVCGKAFSQSSSLTVHVRSHTGEKPYGCNECGKAFSQFSTLALHLRIHTGKKPYQCSECGKAFSQKSHHIRHQKIHTH; this is encoded by the coding sequence ATGTCACACCTCAGTCAGCAGAGAATTTGTAGTGGGGAAAACCCCTTTGCCTGTAAGGTATGTGGGAAAATCTTCAGCCACAAATCAACTCTTACTGAGCATGAGCATTTTCATAATAGAGAGAAACCTTttgaatgtaatgaatgtggaaaaGCATTCAGCCAAAAGCAGTATGTCATTAAACATCAGAACACCCATACTGGAGAGAAGCTTTttgaatgtaatgaatgtggaaaaTCCTTTAGCCAGAAGGAAAACCTTCTtacccatcagaaaattcacactggagaaaaaccTTTTGAGTGTAAGGACTGTGGGAAAGCTTTCATTCAGAAGTCAAACCTCATCAGGCACCAGAGAACTCACACAGGAGAAAAGCCCTTTATATGTAAGGAGTGTGGGAAAACCTTCAGTGGCAAATCAAACCTTACTGAGCATGAGAAAATTCATATTGGAGAGAAACCCTTCAAGTGTAATGAATGTGGAACAGCTTTTGGTCAGAAGAAGTACCTCATAAAACATCAAAatattcacactggagagaaaccttatgaatgtaatgaatgtggaaaagccttctcTCAGCGAACATCACTTATTGTACATGTGAGAATTCATTCAGGTGATAAGCCGTATGAATGCAATGTATGTGGAAAAGCCTTCTCTCAAAGTTCATCTCTTACTGTACATGTGAGAAGCCATACAGGTGAGAAACCCTATGGTTGTAATGAGTGTGGGAAAGCTTTCTCGCAGTTCTCAACCCTTGCTCTACATTTGAGAATACACACAGGTAAGAAGCCTTATCAGTGTAGTGAATGTGGGAAAGCTTTCAGCCAGAAGTCACACCACATTAGACACCAGAAAATTCATACCCATTAA